The following is a genomic window from bacterium.
CGGTGGCGCGCCGCTGGTGGACTTCTGGATAACGATCAACGAGCCGGTCGCCCACCTGATCAGCGCCTATGTGCTGGGGCGGTTCGCGCCGGGGCAGACCAGGGTCGTCGCGTTCACCCGGGCGCTGGTGCGCTCGATAACGGCCCATGCCGCGGCCTACAACGCAATTCACGAAGCGCAGCCGGATGCCAGGGTGAGCGTAGCCGCGTACCTGCGGCCGGCCGTACCCGCCCGCCCGCGCTCTCCGCTTGACCAGTGGATAGCGGGGCGGCTCGACCACATCGTCAACTGGATGTATCTGGACGCGCTCGCTACAGGAGTGCTGGCAGGTCCGTTCGGAGTGCGTGCCAGGGTGCCGCAGGCGGCCGGCACCCTGGATTTCCTGGGCGTCAACTACTACACCCGAAGCCGCGTGGCGTTCGATCTGCGTCGGCCGGGCCACCTGTTCGTGCGGGATGAGCCGGCGCCCGGCGCTACGATCACCGACGGCGGATACAGCGAGATCTATCCCGACGGCCTGCTGGACGTGCTCAGGCGCGTGCGTGGTTACGGTCTTCCGGTATACGTCACCGAAAACGGCCTGCCCGATGCCGACGACGACCTCCGGCCCCGTTTCATCGTCGAGCACCTGCGCCGCGTGGCCCAGGCGATAGACGAAGGGTGCCCGGTGCGCGGCTACTATCACTGGTCGCTGGTGGACAACTTCGAGTGGGCGGACGGCTGGAGCCTGCGCTTTGGGCTCTACTCACTGGACCCCGCGACGCAGGTGCGAACGACGCGCCCCAGCGCGGCGCTTTACGGGGAGATCAGCAGGAGGAACGCGCTGCCGTGATTGCGAGGGCATCGCGGGCGCGCGATAATCGGGGCAAAGGCCGGTAGGCGTGTGGGGGCTGCCGCGGGTTGATGTAGGACGGACTGGGCAGGTCTGCCTATCACGGCGGCGGGTGACGCGTTGCGGCCATGGACTACTAAGGAAGCAGGTGCTATCAGGTTGGAAACGGTGGTAGGTGTTAGACTGCAGGGCTTGCTGTGTTGGAGGTCTTAGGCAGGTCTGTCTATTTCTTGTTGGGAGTAGAAGATGATGAACCAGAACCCAGGATTGCGCGACTTCTTCGCCAGCGGGTTCTATGAGGAGTACTGGCCAGAAGCCGACGACCCTGGCAGCGTGAAGGCGCATGCCGCCCAAGTGTTGTCATTACTGAATGCCTCCCAAGGCCACATTCTGGACTGGCGAGGCGGGCACGGCAGGTACGCGATCTGGTTCGCACGCGCAGGACTGCAGGTGACCTTGCTCGACTTCATGCGTGAGTACCTGGACGCAGCCAAATCCCTGTTCGATGAGGCGGCACTGCCTGTCCGGTTGATCGAAGTCGACTCCCGCAACACTCCGCGGGATATTGAGGCGGACTTTGCCGTATGCCTCAATAGTTCCGTTGGTTTCATGTCGGAAGACGAAGAGGTCAAGGCGTTTGCGAGTTTGAATGCAGCCTTGCGACCAGGGGCAAGACTCCTGCTCGACTGCATGAATCTCTTCTCCCTGATGAAGCCCATCGCTGGATGCGCGATCGAGAACCGGGGTGACGACGGCTGCATCCGCCGGTCGGAAGGCCGATTCGATTTTGAGACCAACGTTTGGCACAAGACCTTTGAACTCGTGAAGCCGGATGGAACCTCGGTCCGGAGGGAATTCAACCAAACCATCTACACACCGCAGCAACTCGTTAGTCTGCTCAGGCATGCCGGCTTCACAACGGAAAGAGTTCTCGGTGATTTCGACGGCTCCCCGATCAGTTTCGATTCGAGGAAGATCGTCATGATCGTGAGGAAGGAATAGGAGAACTCCCAACAAG
Proteins encoded in this region:
- a CDS encoding family 1 glycosylhydrolase, with product MRTRFPDGFRWGTAASAYQFEGDSRASDWWSWEQQPGRILNGDRSGLACDWWHHAERDFDLMVGLHQSALRLSVEWARLEPQEGRWDHAAEERYIEMLRGLRDRGIEPLVTLNHFTLPKWVAERGGWLWDGIVPAFGAFAGRFVRAVVGAAGGGAPLVDFWITINEPVAHLISAYVLGRFAPGQTRVVAFTRALVRSITAHAAAYNAIHEAQPDARVSVAAYLRPAVPARPRSPLDQWIAGRLDHIVNWMYLDALATGVLAGPFGVRARVPQAAGTLDFLGVNYYTRSRVAFDLRRPGHLFVRDEPAPGATITDGGYSEIYPDGLLDVLRRVRGYGLPVYVTENGLPDADDDLRPRFIVEHLRRVAQAIDEGCPVRGYYHWSLVDNFEWADGWSLRFGLYSLDPATQVRTTRPSAALYGEISRRNALP
- a CDS encoding class I SAM-dependent methyltransferase, with protein sequence MMNQNPGLRDFFASGFYEEYWPEADDPGSVKAHAAQVLSLLNASQGHILDWRGGHGRYAIWFARAGLQVTLLDFMREYLDAAKSLFDEAALPVRLIEVDSRNTPRDIEADFAVCLNSSVGFMSEDEEVKAFASLNAALRPGARLLLDCMNLFSLMKPIAGCAIENRGDDGCIRRSEGRFDFETNVWHKTFELVKPDGTSVRREFNQTIYTPQQLVSLLRHAGFTTERVLGDFDGSPISFDSRKIVMIVRKE